A genomic region of Paenibacillus sp. PL2-23 contains the following coding sequences:
- the hflX gene encoding GTPase HflX, with amino-acid sequence MEQRVQKAVIVGVELQKDKDFAYSMMELRNLAAARYIEVVGELSQKAEKVNATHYIGTGKIQELRALLEGLETDLAIFNDELSPSQIRNLEAELECVVMDRTMLILDIFAERAKTREAQLQVEVARLHYSLPRLVGLRASLGRQGGGGGAGLRNRGAGETKLELDRRRIEERITALQAELEKLVATRQQQRRKRKKNEMPVVCLVGYTNTGKSSLMNAMLETYDPDTTKQVFAENMLFATLETSVRSIDLPDNKSFLLTDTVGFVSQLPHHLIKAFRSTLEEVTEADLLIHVVDYAHDDYEQLVDVTNETLAALGTESIPMVYAYNKCDLTDHSYPTSTESSVYMSVKERQGIAELVDLIRGRVFDDYVTRDILIPYDQGRLVSYFNEHANVLSTEYEEGGTRMRLECSLANYERHRGHFTELEQ; translated from the coding sequence ATTGAACAACGCGTGCAGAAAGCCGTTATTGTCGGCGTGGAGCTGCAGAAGGACAAGGACTTCGCCTATTCCATGATGGAGCTGCGCAACCTCGCGGCGGCACGGTACATCGAGGTCGTTGGCGAGCTGAGCCAGAAGGCGGAGAAGGTGAATGCCACCCATTACATCGGCACGGGCAAAATCCAGGAGCTTCGCGCTTTGCTGGAAGGTCTCGAAACCGATCTCGCTATTTTCAACGATGAGCTGTCCCCTTCCCAAATCCGCAATCTGGAGGCGGAGCTCGAATGTGTGGTTATGGACCGCACCATGCTTATTCTGGATATATTCGCAGAGCGCGCCAAGACGCGCGAAGCGCAGCTGCAGGTGGAGGTGGCGCGCCTGCACTACTCCCTCCCTCGCCTCGTCGGGCTTCGCGCGTCGCTGGGCAGGCAAGGCGGCGGCGGTGGCGCCGGACTGCGGAACAGAGGCGCCGGCGAGACGAAGCTGGAGCTTGATCGCAGACGGATCGAGGAGCGGATTACCGCCCTGCAAGCGGAGCTGGAGAAGCTGGTCGCCACCAGACAGCAGCAGCGCCGGAAGCGGAAGAAAAACGAAATGCCCGTTGTCTGTTTAGTCGGCTACACGAATACCGGCAAATCCAGTCTCATGAACGCCATGCTGGAGACGTACGATCCGGACACAACAAAGCAGGTATTCGCGGAGAACATGCTGTTCGCGACGCTGGAAACCTCGGTTCGGAGCATCGACCTCCCCGATAACAAATCGTTCCTGCTGACGGACACGGTCGGCTTTGTGAGCCAGCTTCCCCATCATCTGATCAAGGCGTTCCGCTCCACGCTGGAGGAAGTGACCGAAGCGGACCTGCTGATCCATGTAGTGGACTATGCGCACGACGATTACGAGCAGCTTGTGGATGTAACGAACGAAACGCTGGCCGCCCTTGGCACAGAGAGCATCCCGATGGTATATGCCTACAACAAATGCGATCTGACCGATCATTCTTATCCAACCTCCACGGAGTCCAGCGTCTACATGTCGGTCAAGGAGCGCCAGGGCATCGCGGAGCTCGTCGATTTGATTCGCGGCCGGGTATTTGACGATTACGTCACACGCGACATCCTGATTCCGTACGATCAAGGCCGCCTCGTCTCGTATTTCAACGAGCACGCCAATGTGCTGTCGACCGAATACGAGGAAGGCGGCACCCGCATGAGGCTGGAGTGCAGCCTGGCCAATTACGAGCGGCATCGCGGCCATTTCACGGAGCTGGAGCAATAA
- a CDS encoding bifunctional UDP-sugar hydrolase/5'-nucleotidase: MSTHSHIPITIWSTSDLHGFRCTPGHHPLMSDLNRMHALARMIEARRRELGRSFFWFDNGDAYQGAPLADYIMSDLRNGEARLHPMTEWFRQSGCDAFVPGNHEFNYGQHTALRLAEQFPAPWLSANIVLEDTNEPLFGTPYRIWTTEEGARIALLGLTTSYIPAWEQPAHIEGLRFLSAVETAKRYIPLLREEQKADVVIVSYHGGFEADPDSGTATEPFTGENEGYRLCTELNGIDVLLTGHQHRQIEGVRIGHTPVLQPGSHGSNVAEAKLLLQQADSGRWTVASVSTRLIPVDSTEPASAPEWLRPYEADITSRLNRPLGRIIGDMRIRNPKEARRVKHPFVQWLNEAQMEAAGVDVSLTALMDDHAPGFGPVVTDRDIAANYPYPNTLAVLRLNGRQVKEALERSACYFTINNKGELAVSDEFQSPKPQPYNYDMWEGITYTLDISRPLGERVTELLYRGQPLSLEQELDVVMNHYRANGGGGYDMFIGAPVVKHIHREVIELLAEALYAKPEWHARLTENWRVIGQRGKEYI; encoded by the coding sequence ATGTCTACACATTCCCATATACCGATTACCATCTGGTCCACAAGCGATCTGCACGGATTCCGCTGCACGCCGGGCCACCATCCCCTCATGTCGGATTTGAACCGTATGCACGCGCTTGCTCGTATGATCGAGGCAAGGAGAAGGGAGCTCGGCCGCTCCTTCTTCTGGTTCGACAATGGCGATGCCTATCAAGGCGCTCCCCTTGCCGACTATATCATGAGCGATCTTAGGAACGGTGAGGCGCGGCTGCACCCTATGACAGAATGGTTCCGCCAATCGGGCTGCGACGCCTTTGTCCCCGGGAACCATGAATTCAACTATGGCCAGCATACCGCGCTTCGGCTCGCTGAGCAATTCCCCGCGCCGTGGCTGTCCGCCAACATCGTGCTGGAGGACACCAACGAGCCGTTGTTCGGCACACCTTATCGCATCTGGACGACGGAGGAAGGCGCGCGCATCGCGCTGCTTGGCCTCACCACCTCATACATTCCGGCATGGGAGCAACCCGCGCATATCGAAGGGCTTCGCTTCCTGTCCGCCGTCGAGACGGCCAAGCGGTATATCCCGCTCCTGCGTGAGGAGCAGAAGGCGGACGTTGTCATTGTCTCCTATCACGGCGGGTTCGAAGCCGATCCCGACAGCGGCACCGCCACCGAGCCGTTCACCGGCGAGAACGAAGGCTACCGGCTCTGCACGGAGCTTAACGGCATTGACGTCCTGCTTACGGGTCATCAGCACAGGCAGATCGAAGGAGTGCGTATCGGCCATACACCGGTGCTGCAGCCAGGTTCCCATGGCTCTAATGTCGCCGAGGCCAAGCTTCTGCTGCAGCAGGCAGACAGCGGCCGTTGGACTGTCGCCTCGGTATCCACTCGCCTGATTCCTGTAGACAGCACGGAGCCCGCTTCAGCACCGGAATGGCTGCGCCCTTATGAAGCCGACATTACCAGCCGTCTGAACAGACCGCTGGGCCGCATCATTGGCGACATGCGTATTCGCAACCCCAAGGAAGCAAGGCGCGTGAAGCACCCCTTCGTGCAATGGCTGAACGAGGCACAGATGGAGGCCGCAGGCGTAGATGTGTCGTTAACGGCATTAATGGACGACCACGCTCCAGGCTTTGGGCCCGTCGTCACAGATCGAGATATTGCCGCCAATTACCCCTATCCCAACACGCTTGCCGTACTCAGGCTGAACGGCCGGCAAGTGAAGGAAGCGCTGGAGCGGAGCGCTTGTTATTTCACCATTAACAATAAGGGCGAGCTGGCAGTCAGCGACGAATTTCAGTCACCGAAGCCGCAGCCTTACAATTACGATATGTGGGAGGGCATCACGTATACGCTGGATATATCTCGCCCCCTGGGCGAGCGTGTGACAGAGCTGCTGTACCGCGGCCAGCCCCTCTCGCTCGAACAGGAGCTGGATGTCGTCATGAATCATTACCGCGCGAATGGCGGAGGCGGCTATGACATGTTCATCGGCGCTCCCGTCGTCAAGCACATTCATAGAGAGGTGATCGAGCTGCTGGCTGAAGCCTTGTACGCCAAACCGGAATGGCATGCTCGACTGACCGAGAATTGGAGGGTTATCGGACAGCGGGGGAAAGAATACATATAA
- a CDS encoding response regulator transcription factor — MNLKVLVVEPFQLVRRGITSILSSDSAISICGEAENVREALEIVEKEHPDICIMNNRIHQQSGLDVIQKLMKTGTTCKFVYLTSVMTPSELDQSLNIGVQGVILKDSHPEELLFAVHTVHRGKKYYDFELLQPRLQDAQPDNEHQLTSKEHEVLQCLSEGLSNKEIANRLYITEYTVKKHVSQVLAKLNLSDRTKAALYFHSNKLGALA; from the coding sequence ATGAATCTGAAAGTGCTAGTAGTAGAACCCTTCCAGTTAGTTCGGCGCGGAATTACTTCCATACTATCCAGCGATTCTGCGATTTCCATATGCGGAGAAGCAGAGAACGTCAGGGAAGCGCTCGAAATTGTTGAGAAAGAACACCCGGACATTTGCATTATGAACAACCGCATCCATCAGCAGAGCGGACTGGACGTCATCCAGAAGCTGATGAAGACGGGCACCACATGCAAATTTGTATACTTGACCTCCGTTATGACACCCTCGGAGCTGGATCAGTCGCTAAATATAGGCGTGCAAGGCGTAATTCTGAAGGACTCTCATCCGGAAGAGCTGCTGTTCGCCGTACATACGGTGCATCGGGGCAAGAAGTATTACGATTTCGAATTGCTGCAGCCCAGACTTCAGGATGCGCAGCCGGACAACGAGCATCAGCTTACGTCGAAGGAGCATGAGGTGCTGCAATGCTTGAGCGAAGGCTTATCCAACAAGGAAATCGCGAACCGGCTGTACATTACGGAATACACCGTCAAGAAGCATGTGAGCCAGGTGCTGGCCAAGCTTAACTTGTCTGACCGCACAAAAGCCGCTCTCTACTTCCATTCCAACAAGCTGGGCGCTCTGGCTTAG
- a CDS encoding Cof-type HAD-IIB family hydrolase has product MKYKIVFFDIDGTLVNENKEIPADTIEAIQELKESGVEPVIATGRAPYFIKPLAEKLGIESFVCLNGGYVVYKGQPLYRKTIEKKALESLVALAAQHEHGLVFEGEHQFYCDRENHPFITEAVQSLKVDLPGYNPDFWRTDDIFQVFLHCESHDEPLYEALKSDFTLIRWHPQAMDVLPAGGSKAEGIAALLDKLGYTEADAVAFGDGLNDKEMLAYVGFGVAMGNSNPELLPYADFVTTHVDEGGIRNGLIEAGLLPVRSA; this is encoded by the coding sequence ATGAAGTATAAAATCGTATTTTTTGATATCGATGGTACGTTAGTCAATGAGAACAAAGAAATTCCGGCGGATACGATTGAGGCGATTCAGGAGCTGAAGGAAAGCGGCGTAGAGCCGGTCATCGCGACTGGCAGGGCTCCTTATTTCATCAAGCCGCTGGCGGAGAAGCTGGGGATCGAGTCCTTCGTATGCTTGAACGGCGGCTATGTTGTCTACAAGGGGCAGCCTCTGTACCGCAAGACGATTGAGAAGAAGGCGCTGGAATCGCTTGTTGCGCTGGCGGCGCAGCATGAGCATGGGCTTGTATTCGAGGGCGAGCATCAATTCTATTGCGACCGGGAGAATCATCCCTTTATTACGGAGGCTGTGCAGTCGCTGAAGGTTGATCTGCCGGGCTACAATCCCGACTTCTGGCGCACAGATGATATTTTCCAGGTATTCCTGCATTGCGAAAGCCATGACGAGCCTCTCTACGAGGCGTTGAAATCCGACTTTACCCTAATTCGCTGGCACCCGCAGGCGATGGACGTGCTGCCGGCCGGCGGCTCCAAAGCCGAGGGTATCGCGGCTCTGCTGGATAAGCTGGGCTACACTGAGGCGGATGCCGTTGCGTTCGGCGACGGGCTGAACGACAAGGAAATGCTGGCTTACGTCGGCTTCGGCGTAGCCATGGGCAACTCCAATCCTGAGCTGCTGCCGTACGCGGATTTCGTGACGACTCATGTTGATGAAGGGGGCATCCGCAACGGCCTCATCGAAGCGGGTTTGCTGCCGGTTCGTTCGGCGTAA
- a CDS encoding protein-glutamine gamma-glutamyltransferase: protein MIVISDGSPVQFPPRMLTELEKKTLRRKMNSPVMYRYPSLESLLFELKMRTNIVEAAKSMYASGVSFATFTNSRANDRYWTRTPNGGFLLKPGVPPAVAVSDIFENGQLYAFECATAIIIMLYKAVLETIGEDAFNRHFQRLFLRDWQTDRDLPLITHHNLGETYAGDVLYFKNPDHHPDTPEWQGENVIMLDDNLFFGHGIGIGSGSDIIAQLNKARRPGSFISAYLQDLILLPDYEAVRLLSMREDEAEAVPAG, encoded by the coding sequence GTGATTGTAATCTCGGATGGCAGCCCCGTTCAGTTTCCGCCGCGAATGCTGACGGAGCTGGAGAAGAAGACGCTGCGGAGGAAGATGAATAGTCCCGTGATGTACCGTTATCCCAGCCTGGAATCGCTGTTGTTCGAGCTGAAGATGCGGACCAATATTGTGGAGGCGGCCAAGTCGATGTATGCCAGCGGAGTCAGCTTCGCCACCTTCACTAATTCCCGGGCGAACGACAGGTATTGGACGCGAACCCCGAACGGCGGGTTTCTCCTGAAGCCGGGCGTTCCGCCGGCCGTGGCTGTCAGCGATATTTTTGAGAATGGGCAGCTGTACGCCTTCGAGTGCGCTACCGCTATCATTATCATGCTGTACAAGGCGGTTCTTGAGACGATAGGGGAGGACGCCTTCAACCGGCATTTCCAGAGGCTGTTCCTGCGGGACTGGCAAACGGACAGAGATTTGCCGTTAATTACACATCACAATTTAGGGGAAACCTACGCGGGCGACGTGCTCTACTTCAAAAATCCTGATCATCATCCCGACACGCCGGAATGGCAAGGGGAGAATGTCATTATGCTGGACGATAATCTGTTCTTCGGACACGGCATTGGGATTGGATCGGGATCGGACATAATCGCCCAGCTGAATAAGGCGAGAAGGCCGGGAAGCTTCATATCGGCTTATCTGCAGGACTTGATTCTGCTGCCGGACTATGAGGCGGTGCGGCTGCTGTCCATGCGCGAGGACGAAGCGGAAGCGGTGCCCGCAGGTTAA
- a CDS encoding peptidylprolyl isomerase: MKRFKTSFGLYAIVLLALVLAASGCGVNQGSGTTNNAGQEQGGGAASPSPAPTETASNEPELLGSDKHPLVTIELSNDQVIKVELYPEVAPNTVNNFISLVEKGFYDGLMFHRVIPGFMIQGGDPDGNGTGGPGYSIPGEFTNNGFENKLSHKRGVISMARSNAPDSAGSQFFIVVEDSIFLDKQYAAFGAVVEGMEAADVVVNQDRDGNDMPLQPILMKKVTVDKKGMTFEEPQHAS, from the coding sequence ATGAAACGTTTCAAAACTTCATTTGGCTTATATGCCATTGTGCTGCTGGCACTCGTGCTGGCGGCATCCGGCTGCGGTGTGAACCAGGGCAGCGGGACAACGAACAACGCGGGACAGGAGCAAGGCGGCGGCGCCGCTTCGCCGTCACCCGCTCCGACGGAAACCGCGTCCAACGAGCCTGAGCTGCTTGGCTCGGACAAGCATCCGCTTGTCACCATAGAGCTGAGCAACGATCAGGTCATTAAGGTGGAGCTGTATCCGGAGGTTGCTCCCAACACCGTCAACAACTTTATATCGCTCGTGGAGAAGGGCTTCTATGATGGTCTGATGTTCCATCGCGTCATTCCGGGGTTCATGATTCAGGGCGGCGATCCCGACGGCAATGGCACCGGCGGCCCTGGCTACTCCATACCGGGCGAGTTCACGAATAACGGCTTCGAGAACAAGCTGAGCCACAAGCGCGGCGTAATCTCCATGGCCCGGTCCAACGCTCCGGATTCCGCGGGCTCACAGTTTTTTATCGTCGTAGAGGATTCCATATTCCTGGACAAGCAATACGCCGCGTTCGGAGCGGTTGTGGAAGGCATGGAGGCTGCTGATGTCGTTGTGAATCAAGACCGTGACGGCAACGATATGCCGCTGCAGCCAATCCTTATGAAGAAGGTAACCGTGGACAAGAAGGGCATGACCTTCGAGGAGCCGCAGCACGCGTCCTAG
- a CDS encoding MarR family transcriptional regulator: protein MHTDDTLKLDNQICFSIYAASREITKLYRPLLQELGLTYTQYVTMLALWEQDEVSVSALGARLYLDSGTLTPLLKKLEAAGLLTRMRDKHDERSVIVTLTEQGRQLREKAVCIPEKLVAGLNATKEEGVELLALMRELLHRVKAPAMTEDES from the coding sequence ATGCATACGGATGACACGCTGAAGCTGGACAATCAGATTTGCTTCTCGATCTATGCGGCGTCCCGCGAAATTACGAAGCTATATCGCCCGCTCCTGCAGGAGCTCGGCCTGACGTATACCCAATATGTCACGATGCTTGCCCTGTGGGAGCAGGACGAGGTGTCGGTAAGCGCGCTTGGCGCCAGGCTCTATCTGGATTCTGGCACGCTGACCCCTCTCCTGAAGAAGCTGGAGGCCGCAGGGCTTCTGACGCGGATGCGCGACAAGCACGACGAGCGCAGCGTTATCGTCACCTTGACAGAGCAAGGACGCCAGCTGCGGGAGAAAGCCGTCTGCATTCCAGAGAAGCTTGTCGCTGGCCTGAACGCGACTAAGGAGGAAGGCGTGGAGCTGCTCGCGCTTATGCGCGAGCTGCTGCATAGGGTGAAGGCTCCGGCCATGACAGAGGATGAGAGCTGA
- a CDS encoding 2,3-diaminopropionate biosynthesis protein SbnB, with amino-acid sequence MLYLNESHIHAVGFGWNELTGVLRRTLETMEQGAYAQPLKPYLRYGDPRNRIIAMPAYIGGGIRAAGLKWIASFPGNPGIGLPRAHSITLLNDADTGVPAAVLNAPSVSAARTAAVSGLMLKHWIASRGETAPQSLRVGIIGWGPIGRFHADMLVQLFKPYMELLYLYDIRGVDWQLASERTLSGWEVGRVRVTSDWEPLYAACDVVITCTVSDNRYIHAAPAPGTLLLDISLRDYTLAAIAAVPIVVVDDWQEVCRENTDIELLHREAGLSQEAAITLGDVALRGRLRDLHTASRSVLFCPMGMAAFDVAVADWLVRRSMELGIGVTLE; translated from the coding sequence TTGCTCTATTTGAATGAATCGCATATTCATGCCGTCGGATTCGGATGGAACGAGCTGACCGGCGTGCTTCGAAGGACGCTGGAGACGATGGAGCAGGGCGCTTACGCCCAGCCTCTGAAGCCTTATCTAAGGTACGGCGATCCCCGCAATCGCATCATTGCCATGCCCGCCTATATCGGCGGCGGCATTCGGGCCGCCGGACTGAAGTGGATTGCGAGCTTCCCCGGCAATCCCGGCATAGGCTTGCCGAGAGCTCACAGCATCACGCTGCTGAACGATGCCGACACAGGCGTTCCGGCGGCCGTTCTAAATGCGCCCTCCGTCAGCGCCGCAAGAACGGCGGCCGTCAGCGGTCTCATGCTGAAGCATTGGATCGCAAGCCGCGGCGAGACGGCTCCTCAGTCGCTCCGCGTAGGCATTATCGGGTGGGGACCTATCGGCAGATTTCATGCCGATATGCTCGTGCAGCTTTTCAAGCCTTATATGGAGCTGCTCTATCTGTACGATATTCGCGGCGTCGACTGGCAGCTCGCCAGCGAACGAACGCTGTCCGGCTGGGAGGTCGGCCGCGTACGCGTGACGTCAGACTGGGAGCCGCTGTATGCGGCATGCGATGTCGTGATCACGTGTACGGTAAGCGACAACCGATATATTCATGCCGCGCCCGCGCCCGGCACGCTTCTGCTCGATATTTCTCTGCGAGACTATACGCTGGCTGCAATCGCTGCTGTTCCAATCGTCGTTGTGGACGACTGGCAGGAGGTGTGCAGGGAGAATACCGATATCGAGCTCCTTCACCGCGAGGCGGGGCTGAGCCAGGAAGCCGCCATTACGCTTGGCGATGTGGCGCTGCGCGGGAGGCTTCGGGACTTGCATACAGCCTCCAGGTCCGTCCTCTTCTGTCCCATGGGCATGGCGGCATTCGACGTTGCCGTCGCCGACTGGTTAGTGCGCAGAAGCATGGAGCTCGGCATCGGGGTCACGCTGGAATAA
- the sbnA gene encoding 2,3-diaminopropionate biosynthesis protein SbnA: protein MATGWLDRIGSTPLLPLDRLFPNDRGITVYGKLELMNPTGSAKDRTARRMISAALESGELAPGAVVVESSSGNMAISLSAICSYLGIRFISVIDPRTTAQNIAIMKAFGAEVSYVAEPDPVTGEYLPARLARVEQLLREWPHSYWPNQYGNPHNWQAHANGTMAEIAHALPRVDYVIGGVSTCGTMLGCSTYIRNHGLGTKVVAVDAAGSVILGGDKGPRRFPGLGAGIVPPFGQERFMDLAVTVKDRDMAMACRALAKAESLLAGPSSGACIAALHSLMDRIPDGSVCVVMLHDRGERYMDTVFNDKWMLQQFGHSLPPAGGGSPCSI from the coding sequence ATGGCGACAGGCTGGCTGGATCGAATCGGCAGCACGCCGCTGCTCCCCCTCGATCGGCTGTTCCCGAATGATCGCGGCATAACCGTGTATGGCAAGCTGGAGCTCATGAATCCCACCGGAAGCGCCAAAGATCGGACTGCGCGGCGTATGATAAGTGCCGCGCTTGAGAGCGGAGAGCTGGCTCCGGGGGCTGTAGTCGTCGAGTCCAGCTCCGGCAATATGGCCATTAGCTTGTCCGCCATCTGCTCCTATCTGGGGATACGATTCATCAGCGTGATTGATCCCAGAACGACAGCGCAGAACATCGCGATAATGAAAGCCTTCGGAGCCGAAGTGTCGTACGTGGCAGAGCCCGATCCCGTGACGGGCGAATATCTTCCCGCCCGGCTGGCGCGCGTGGAGCAGCTGCTGCGTGAATGGCCCCACAGCTATTGGCCTAACCAGTACGGGAATCCCCATAACTGGCAGGCGCATGCCAACGGCACGATGGCAGAGATCGCACATGCGCTGCCTCGCGTCGATTATGTGATTGGCGGCGTCAGCACCTGCGGGACGATGCTCGGCTGCTCCACTTATATTAGGAATCACGGGCTCGGCACCAAGGTTGTTGCCGTGGATGCGGCGGGCAGCGTCATACTAGGCGGAGACAAAGGCCCTCGCCGCTTTCCCGGGCTTGGAGCAGGCATTGTGCCGCCGTTCGGACAGGAGCGCTTCATGGATCTGGCGGTCACTGTAAAGGATCGGGATATGGCGATGGCCTGCCGAGCGCTTGCTAAGGCGGAATCCCTCCTTGCCGGTCCATCCTCCGGAGCATGTATCGCCGCTCTTCATTCGCTTATGGACCGCATACCGGACGGTTCGGTATGCGTCGTGATGCTGCATGACCGCGGCGAGCGTTACATGGACACCGTATTCAACGACAAGTGGATGCTCCAGCAGTTCGGGCATTCGCTTCCGCCAGCAGGAGGGGGCTCACCTTGCTCTATTTGA
- a CDS encoding AMP-binding protein, with the protein MTDLLSELQNHLRRIAALHPWYGQLLGEAGIRLGLRESVDLKRLPLLGSALLEKHYYSQPPRHEAGLSVYRTSGTSTGTRKSIYYSEEDEGRYMAAKRSSYAAWLGVNHGIRRAMADLGTGHAASTALAIFESMGCLGEAIPFTAPIQEHVVRLAAFQPQLLYTMPSILEAIAEAAPHPRELGIRKLILVGELASPEWQSRIAARFGLQPGDVLDTYGSIEAGAIAAYDHGLGRYVLAEGMIGESLPAELVDDQLEPLSLDEGVLVITSTQRSLFPVIRYVTYDVVRDFRTIERDGRLLYTFRGITKRIGREFKHGEKISLYDIEEAVYRHATDVSLRVGMADNKLTLYLAGEHLDETKLLAIRSEVENSIDDIGLMIRNGLLGGIQVLAVGSMNRLPAGGVKAKKLYQ; encoded by the coding sequence ATGACCGATTTGCTGAGTGAGCTTCAGAACCATTTGCGCCGAATAGCCGCGCTCCATCCCTGGTACGGCCAGCTGCTCGGCGAGGCCGGTATCAGGCTCGGGCTGCGGGAGTCTGTTGACTTGAAGCGGCTGCCGCTCCTGGGATCTGCGCTGCTAGAGAAGCATTATTATTCACAGCCGCCGCGGCATGAAGCGGGACTGTCCGTCTACCGCACCTCCGGCACATCAACGGGCACACGGAAATCAATCTATTACTCCGAGGAGGACGAGGGACGCTACATGGCCGCGAAGCGCTCCAGCTACGCCGCATGGCTTGGCGTGAACCATGGCATCCGGAGGGCGATGGCCGATCTGGGAACCGGTCACGCGGCCAGTACGGCGCTCGCCATCTTCGAGAGCATGGGCTGCCTGGGAGAGGCCATTCCGTTCACCGCTCCCATCCAGGAGCACGTCGTTCGCCTGGCCGCGTTCCAGCCGCAGCTGCTGTACACGATGCCCTCCATTCTGGAGGCGATTGCCGAAGCGGCTCCCCATCCGCGCGAACTGGGGATACGGAAGCTCATTCTGGTCGGGGAGCTCGCCTCGCCGGAGTGGCAGTCCCGCATAGCTGCGCGGTTTGGCCTTCAGCCAGGGGACGTGCTGGACACATACGGCTCCATTGAAGCGGGAGCAATCGCCGCTTATGACCACGGGCTCGGCCGTTATGTTCTGGCCGAAGGCATGATCGGCGAGTCGCTCCCCGCCGAGCTGGTTGATGACCAGCTTGAGCCTCTCAGCCTTGACGAAGGCGTTCTCGTCATAACCTCGACACAGCGCTCTCTCTTCCCCGTCATCCGTTACGTGACGTATGACGTCGTACGCGATTTTCGGACTATTGAGCGCGATGGACGGCTGCTTTATACCTTTCGCGGCATTACAAAGCGTATCGGCCGCGAGTTCAAGCATGGGGAGAAGATCAGCTTGTACGATATTGAAGAAGCGGTCTACCGTCATGCCACTGACGTATCGCTGCGGGTCGGCATGGCCGACAACAAGCTGACGCTTTATCTGGCGGGTGAGCATTTGGACGAAACCAAGCTGCTCGCCATCCGCTCCGAGGTGGAGAACAGCATAGATGATATCGGCTTGATGATCCGCAACGGCCTGCTGGGGGGAATCCAGGTTCTAGCTGTCGGCTCTATGAATCGGCTGCCTGCGGGCGGTGTCAAAGCCAAAAAATTATATCAATGA